The window gttttacatttattttcatatttgtctgtttttgtctgttttattgcaggttggaggagattgtccatgtcccacatgggtgaagaaagaggaggtgagtgtttttaatctttcatttgtttgtcattgtatatcactgtatgatgctgtatgatgtttgactaatatgaaaaggattacagaagttaacaaaaaagattcattaaaaatgttttgatatacAGAAGATACACGGGACGGCACCACTGAGCTTCCTGGTTTTTTGGCTCCTGTGCCTTCACATTTGGCTGATTCTGCATCCACAGACCAGAGGAACAGCAAGAGGAAAAGGCAGAGCAGCAGCCAGCAAACACTGTCCACCTCGTCCAGCAGACCagccaaacgctctcgcagaggtcagcacaGCTCATCTTCTAGATCTTATGGCTCAGAAATGAAATGATTTGTCATTGAAGAGACCGCAgcatgttttctctttctctcttttcttcatttcttgtgctcttctgtgttgcagacttgtacctgaagggcccgttgctgggacgaggtggattcggctctgtgtttgctgggatgcgcaggtctgatggactgccagtaagagattttcttccctcctttgttcagacatgctttagaaatgttgctgtcagtaaatgtcatgtgtcacaatcaggcaggtgtgatttactctGCTTTTCCTGTCTGCAGGTGGCCATCAAGTACGTTTCAAAGGACCGGACCCCCGAGCGACTGAAAGTTGTATGTTTTGatgtgaatctgttgtgtttgctgtgtttgattgagttctggatataatggagggtttgtcctgcaggatggtcagggtcggctgccgctggaggtggcattgatgacccgtgtcacatcagctcctgcctgccccagtgtcctgcagctgttggactggtttgaccgtcccagacgctacatcctgatcctggagcgaccggatccttgccaagatctccaaagcttctgtgaggagaacggctgtctggatgagcgtctggccaagaaagtgctggtgcagctgattgCGGCCCtaaaacactgcgagagccgcggcgtcctgcaccgggacgtcaaaccagaaaacctgctgatctccacagagtcccaggaaatcaagctgctggacttcggctgtggagatctgctgaagcgctcggcctacaaatactttgcAGGTGAGTTTGAGTTACAGAAGGAAACGTTCTGTTGATGTTTGTGAACTTCTGCTGATCCACTAAAGGGAATTTGTCTGTACTGGAGCATGTTGAGCAGATGTTTGTGGTCTTCTTATGTCTCTCAGGCACTCCTGCATACGCTCCTCCCGAGTGGTTTCGTAGACATCGCTACCATGCGACTCCAGCCACAGtctggtcagtaggagtgacgctctacaacatcctgtgtgaccgtttcccattcagaggcgcacagagggtcacgtccagaagcagactgaccttccctaggagcttgtcaacaggtaagagattcagacacattcagagatagcctggcgagcgagcagaagtgtgttgttgtgtgtttctgaagacggtgttgtgtgtaacagagtgccgtcagctgattcgctggtgtctcagtgcagcaccggctgatcggcccagtttAGATGACATTGAGAGCCATCCCTGGTTGCACTGCACAGGTGGCCAGTGACATTACACTTATCTAAATCCAGCAGTCATGGCTTGGGTTGCATTGTCAGGTTCAGTGTAGATAAACGCTGTCAATGATTTGTAGAAGGAGAGCAGGAGGGGCAGAGGAACTGAGGAGAACAGATCCTGATCCTGAGCTTCCTCTGCTGCATCTGTGAGGCTCTGTGTGAAGCTGTacgagctgaagacacacacacacacacacacacacacacacacacacacacacacacacacacacacacacacacacacacacaagctagtCTACACTTCCACTTAGAGAAAAACGGGGAcagatgttaaataaatcataaacaataaagttattttatacgcaattacagcagttttttttgtctttactggtttcactaaaatgtaaatgttcaaacCAAGGGCAGCactgtgactcagtggttagcactgtaacctcacagcaagaaggtcgctggttcgagtaccagcagggccagttggcatttctgtgtggagtttgaatgttctccatgtgttggcatgggtttcccccacagttcaatgaCATGTggtttatgtgaattgaataaactaaattggccatagtgtgtttgtgcatgtgagagtgtgtggatgtttctcagtactgggttgaagctggaagggcatccgctgtgtaaaacatatgctggatattttggcggttcattcccctgtggtgacccctgatgaataaagggactaagctgaaggaaaatgaatgaatgaacacagacACTGGAGGAATTAGGAGACTCTGTTCAGTCAGATATGATCATGCTGTCTGTAGTGTGCTGAACTAACTAGACCAAacctttatttgcaatatttgatgtctgaatttaaaacataaaaatctaaaCTAGCCGAATTGTTTTACTTAAACACAGATCTGTCGATAATAAACTCAGTAAATGTCCATACACGCATGCTgatatttaacaaatgtttttttattttgagtgatcttcaattttaggtaaaaaagaaaagtttctatgagaatttgaaatgaacaatattgtgtttttgtggacattgaactacaaaatttcaacattgaAGAGTGCTGAATAGTTTTTTGATAATCTTCAATTCAAagttagaaaaaatacaaatactaaacTTCTTACGAGAATTTAAAGTAAACACTactgtgtttttcttcttttgtgcACATCAAATTGCAAATTATCCCAATATAGCGCAATAAATCTCTTTTTAGGACGATCTTCAGTTTCAGGTTagaatacaattataattttgaaagtaatttaaaatgtacatattgttTTTTCATGTGTAGGTCAAAGTTTCAACaactcaattattttaaaaagcatgtgctcaaactaaaagaagtaaaaaagtgCTTTTGTGGTGCAGGGTCACGTCTCTCCTCAGTAAGTGATCATAGACAACACAAGGGGGCAATGTTCAGCACAGAGAATCACAATTTAACTAAAACGTATAAGACAGCGTGTTTTTCATCATCTCAACAGTTTGTCTAATGAAACacacaataatttaacatttattttaacaaatacagcTCATAGTGTTAATAACATTGTTTACTCTACACTTTGTACCGTGATCATGATGATTGTTTGTTATGAGCAGGGCCGGATTTgatgatttgggggccctaagcaattcgagTCATGAGACCCAGAAGTCCTTCAGTAATAAGCACTtttcatatttgcttatttatttagctgtcttTATCTTATATCACTCTGTCTTCCTTTCGTTATTTTTACCTGAacacaatctctacattttaaaagatttgtttgcttaaaatgagttcacaactaaaaataatgaacaaactatttgttttctaaaactaaattttcatctgatttgactgctggactgatccATGATTGGGGGTGGGGGGACTCAATTGCACACatgtactgattaaagtaaatttgtATTTGTTAGAGCCTTATCCTACAAAATACGACAGGAAATgagattatatataatttatagaaactgttattagtatttattgtTGCCTCCAGACTTCCTTGGGGCCCTAACTTCAGCTGCTTACTTCGCCTATTGGTTTAATCCACTTTAAACCCTgctgttgtcattactaaagatATTAAGTCAATATAActtcatattaataaaaataccaagttttggcatcaaaggtgtgtttaacttactcattaggcagCAAAAAAACTTTAATTCATATTGTAAGTTCTCTaaacttaacatttaaatttctttaaatgattcaccatgtctctgtttaaaatgattggttgtgcTTGAGATTCTGCCTTGACAACCGCACTGATTGTTCAATATATGTTATTTGACtcaaggtggtcattttgcttgtgatgctgaattctgaagcgcagcaggacagaggcactacctgaacccatctgacgaaagaaaaaagttaaattagtcagtagatatttaaatgctgatatacatttttcttaattgatatacaCGCTGGGGCAACACAGTGacttagtggttagcattgtcgacttacagtaagaaggtcgctggttcgattcacGGCCGGGCCAGTTAGCCCTTGTATTTTAAGTTATCTGtgcttaaaaatttaatttaatgaagagaccacatttggtcaactcaattaattgaATTGTAGAGTTGTAGATTTGAGTATTCTCAACTTATTAGTGTTTACAGTGTGAGTCAAAGAGTCATTCTGTGATGCTGCAGTGATGCTGAGTAAATAAGAGATCAGCTAAATCATCTAATAAGTAAAAATACAATTCCATACATATTCAAGTATAAATCACTGgcgcagaaaacaaacaaaacctacgTGAGACCAAGAgactttattaaaagaaaaatcatgAAATTAAGTCATACAATGCGTCATTCAGCAGCAATTATAACTTAAAGATTGTAGTCAGTTCTTGTTTTCTTAGacctgtagggtccagccagttggtccaatgacggtatccaatggtggatgaaggttcactgcatgttcggcctttccagtgcacaatgttgatctatattaaacttaactcatatctgactccaattttagtatgaggtagtttagaatattaatatatttatcctcgttttatctgactccaattataaaacattgagaaggttattttgtttccgttcacattaatttagattatgattgaatattcttttgatttgttattataccttattctcatttattcagattcctatagcatctcgagtcttgcaccggccaggtatacaatctcttaatacaagcttgtcagtcttggtcattaaacagaggcgattaaccactctcctaaaaaggcagaaccctacttactcaatttaggagatttttatgtggtccccatagatctgttatctacttaatcaagacaaagtattttaataataatcgcgcaggattatacgtttgtagatgaaggcctaaatatccacatttaaagtagtttcaacaatattttgttgttctaaatagttggccttttacagtccaagtatacttgaataaatgccaatttattagtcggatctctaacaacattgtatagcgtgccacgctgctccgtctaacttGTTTTattccgttactaacctgtacagtggcttgtagtgctatggacaacaacatttatcagtgataataacacgaggtttgaataattcaaaacataatttattagtcaggtaaatgtattatgccaaattcaatcagtcaattcataaacgatcaatacaaaacatcaaattatcaaagacaaatccaagatgaaaaagatgcattcctgacttcaaaaatatacataacatggatcaaaccatgttatgggctgatctggttaggcagaatcgcgctgaATCTTTCtcagaccttaccttaaataatccaagaattccctcaaggaagggggtgtgaataacaaaaggcattcacacttagggaaaagtcacacccttcatagtggttcaaaagatgcctgaagttatatatttattgttttgattatgtctatttctgagagaacgagaccattgtaccaatcgcactgagacatttcaaatgatatcaaacatgatagttaaagtcagtttggttaatctagaacattcaaacattgaaatgaccatatgcgtgagttggggggatgaagctgagtttcagcatactcagatgcaaatgcagcaggaactggtttttcccgcattcccccctggtgggttgtggagtccattggccctgttttcagctcatgttttgaattgtcaaagacatcaaaaatatttgtaatatttcaattcttacagacctaaaataaatgattatcttTGCAAAACGCATGATCTATTTTGTATATGGTGACATAACCTGTTATATGATGTTATACTGGATAAAGACTGCCAAGGGTGTTAAGACATTCAGAATAACACTATTTCAGACTCAGAATATGGCCATGATTATACAATTATAAGTCACTGGAGCACAATTAActgtctttagaaatagaaatgacAGAagcaaatacatatttatttttaccttcAAAAGTTTCCTTGCAATGACGTGAAAATGAGATCGCAATGAAAAATGAGATTTTATGTCATATTATTAATCACATAAAATCTTACAGCAGTCAACACTGAAATCCATACATAATACATTACGTTTGAATGAATCCCATTTCtgtgatataaataataaacattctgAACAGAGAACTGTAACATTGAGCAAATACAGCAGAGATACAATAGAACTCACAATGTAGTCACTATCTATTAAAACCAAGATTGGAAAAAAAAGAacttgaatatatttattatttattatacaaatttAACAGCAAATGACCTGTTAAAAAGTCACAACATTACATTCAAATCAGCTTCTGTTACTTGCTGCTTTACTTTAATCACAGTTGCGTTGCCCAAAAGGGTC is drawn from Danio rerio strain Tuebingen ecotype United States chromosome 6, GRCz12tu, whole genome shotgun sequence and contains these coding sequences:
- the LOC137488148 gene encoding serine/threonine-protein kinase pim-3-like isoform X2, with translation MSHMGEERGEDTRDGTTELPGFLAPVPSHLADSASTDQRNSKRKRQSSSQQTLSTSSSRPAKRSRRDLYLKGPLLGRGGFGSVFAGMRRSDGLPVAIKYVSKDRTPERLKVDGQGRLPLEVALMTRVTSAPACPSVLQLLDWFDRPRRYILILERPDPCQDLQSFCEENGCLDERLAKKVLVQLIAALKHCESRGVLHRDVKPENLLISTESQEIKLLDFGCGDLLKRSAYKYFAGTPAYAPPEWFRRHRYHATPATVWSVGVTLYNILCDRFPFRGAQRVTSRSRLTFPRSLSTGMSMGSTKECHAAHTPRKVPTSP
- the LOC137488148 gene encoding serine/threonine-protein kinase pim-3-like isoform X1 yields the protein MSHMGEERGEDTRDGTTELPGFLAPVPSHLADSASTDQRNSKRKRQSSSQQTLSTSSSRPAKRSRRDLYLKGPLLGRGGFGSVFAGMRRSDGLPVAIKYVSKDRTPERLKVDGQGRLPLEVALMTRVTSAPACPSVLQLLDWFDRPRRYILILERPDPCQDLQSFCEENGCLDERLAKKVLVQLIAALKHCESRGVLHRDVKPENLLISTESQEIKLLDFGCGDLLKRSAYKYFAGTPAYAPPEWFRRHRYHATPATVWSVGVTLYNILCDRFPFRGAQRVTSRSRLTFPRSLSTECRQLIRWCLSAAPADRPSLDDIESHPWLHCTEGEQEGQRN